A window from Pseudomonas moraviensis encodes these proteins:
- a CDS encoding phage minor tail protein L, translated as MPLISDIQVLEPGSEVLLFELDGTEYGADVLRFHGHSIPHTPAELIAAGDDADQLPAKAIYWQGNEYSAWPMQIDGIEANGDGTAVRPTLSVGNVNGRITALCLAFEDLLEFKLTMRHTLGSYLDAANFPAGNPTADPTQETIEVWYIDQKTNEDGETVSWELASPGDVGNESIGRQATTLCHWCLTGGYRGPNCGYTGPYVTKDGVITDNPELDECDATLGKGCMPRFGENNPLPHGGFPAVSLIARS; from the coding sequence ATGCCGCTGATCAGTGACATCCAGGTGCTTGAACCTGGCAGCGAAGTGCTGCTCTTTGAATTGGACGGCACGGAGTATGGTGCGGACGTGCTGCGTTTCCACGGGCACTCGATACCGCACACGCCGGCCGAGTTGATTGCCGCCGGCGACGATGCAGACCAGCTGCCGGCGAAGGCGATCTACTGGCAGGGCAACGAGTACAGCGCCTGGCCCATGCAGATCGACGGCATTGAGGCGAACGGCGACGGCACAGCGGTCCGTCCAACTCTGTCCGTGGGCAACGTAAACGGGCGCATCACTGCGCTCTGTCTTGCGTTCGAGGACTTGCTCGAGTTCAAGCTGACTATGCGGCACACGCTTGGCAGCTACCTCGACGCGGCGAACTTCCCGGCCGGCAATCCTACGGCCGACCCAACCCAAGAGACGATTGAGGTCTGGTACATCGATCAGAAGACTAACGAGGACGGGGAGACGGTGAGCTGGGAGCTTGCCAGCCCGGGCGACGTCGGCAATGAATCCATCGGCCGACAAGCCACAACCCTTTGCCATTGGTGCCTCACCGGCGGCTACCGAGGCCCGAACTGCGGCTATACCGGCCCTTACGTCACGAAGGACGGCGTCATCACCGACAATCCTGAGCTGGACGAATGCGACGCCACGCTGGGCAAGGGCTGCATGCCGCGATTCGGCGAGAACAATCCACTCCCGCACGGTGGCTTCCCCGCTGTATCCCTGATCGCAAGGAGCTGA
- a CDS encoding glycoside hydrolase family 19 protein, which translates to MPITQQQLLQILPNARTQAGVFVSALNTAMQHYQIVGPQRAAAFLAQIGHESGQLRYVREIWGPTAAQRRYEGRADLGNTVPGDGRKYCGRGLIQITGRANYAKCGEALGLDLINHPELLELPQHAAMSAAWFWKQKGLNDLADRDEFNTITRRINGGLNGLADRLALWEKARAVLA; encoded by the coding sequence ATGCCAATCACTCAGCAGCAATTGCTGCAAATCCTCCCGAACGCCCGCACCCAAGCGGGCGTTTTTGTTTCCGCCCTCAACACCGCCATGCAGCATTACCAGATCGTTGGCCCGCAGCGCGCCGCCGCGTTCCTCGCACAAATCGGGCATGAGTCCGGCCAGTTGCGCTACGTCCGTGAGATCTGGGGGCCGACCGCCGCTCAGCGTAGGTACGAGGGCCGGGCAGACCTGGGCAACACCGTGCCGGGTGACGGCCGGAAGTATTGCGGGCGCGGCCTGATCCAGATCACCGGGCGGGCGAACTACGCCAAGTGCGGTGAGGCGCTGGGCCTTGACCTGATCAATCACCCTGAGCTGCTCGAGCTACCGCAGCATGCTGCGATGTCGGCGGCGTGGTTCTGGAAACAGAAGGGCCTGAACGATTTGGCCGACCGGGACGAGTTCAACACCATCACCCGTCGCATCAATGGCGGCCTGAACGGCTTGGCAGATCGGCTGGCGCTGTGGGAGAAGGCGCGGGCGGTGCTGGCGTGA
- a CDS encoding phage tail protein, with amino-acid sequence MAIETFNWPTQHGDSPEISYRVRTAQFGDGYKQEVGDGPNNKKDAYPITYSGPQAKVLEIMAFLDRHAGAKAFLWTTPLGQLGLFTCKNPVPTPVGGGVFKLTATFERAFHP; translated from the coding sequence ATGGCCATCGAGACATTCAACTGGCCGACCCAGCACGGTGACTCGCCCGAGATCTCCTATCGGGTGCGCACCGCGCAGTTCGGCGACGGCTACAAACAGGAAGTCGGCGACGGGCCGAACAACAAGAAAGACGCGTATCCGATCACCTACAGCGGCCCTCAAGCCAAGGTGCTGGAGATCATGGCGTTCCTTGATCGGCACGCCGGCGCGAAAGCCTTCCTGTGGACGACTCCCTTGGGCCAGCTTGGCCTGTTCACCTGCAAGAACCCCGTGCCCACTCCGGTGGGTGGCGGCGTTTTCAAACTCACTGCCACGTTCGAGCGTGCATTCCATCCATAA
- a CDS encoding protein L produces the protein MPYFTKETSQYFLEETPTASLLGGDLWGTTHAIGDEVPVSGIYRCTGCGDEITSNQGNPFPPQNTHQHNSTTGIGWKLVARTKTK, from the coding sequence ATGCCGTATTTCACGAAAGAGACATCGCAGTATTTTCTGGAAGAGACGCCGACCGCCAGCTTGCTAGGCGGTGATCTATGGGGCACGACACACGCCATTGGAGATGAGGTACCCGTATCAGGTATCTATCGCTGCACTGGCTGTGGCGATGAAATCACCTCGAATCAGGGCAATCCATTCCCGCCACAAAACACCCATCAGCACAACTCCACTACTGGTATTGGATGGAAGCTTGTTGCCCGCACGAAAACGAAGTAA
- a CDS encoding C40 family peptidase, producing MRKHILNAIQAHAAAEYPKECCGLLLAIGRKQQYFPCINVSTEPNEEFRIDPEQYAAAEDIGEVIGVVHSHPDATSRPSPRDLAMCEATAMPWHILSWPEGDLRTIVPTGEVSLLKRPFVHGAWDCWQVCADWYKREWGLEFEAFKRAEGWWESKDNTSLYEANYEAAGFYRVDQPQRGDMIVMEVGRTVYPNHAGIFLGTDPALPSEDAATFGPGPFLLHHLYGRPSEVIVFGGPWLDRTRLILRHKYAQPTT from the coding sequence ATGCGAAAGCACATCTTGAATGCGATCCAGGCGCACGCGGCGGCCGAGTACCCGAAAGAGTGCTGCGGTCTGCTGCTGGCGATCGGGCGCAAGCAACAATACTTTCCCTGCATCAACGTCTCCACCGAGCCGAACGAAGAGTTCCGAATCGACCCCGAGCAGTACGCCGCAGCCGAGGACATCGGTGAGGTGATCGGCGTGGTGCATTCGCATCCGGACGCTACCAGCAGGCCGTCACCGCGTGACCTCGCCATGTGCGAAGCGACCGCGATGCCTTGGCATATCCTGAGCTGGCCGGAAGGTGACCTGCGCACCATCGTGCCGACCGGCGAGGTGTCGCTGCTGAAACGGCCATTTGTGCACGGGGCGTGGGACTGCTGGCAGGTGTGCGCCGATTGGTACAAGCGCGAGTGGGGGCTGGAGTTCGAAGCCTTCAAGCGTGCCGAGGGCTGGTGGGAAAGCAAGGACAACACCAGCCTGTACGAAGCAAACTACGAGGCCGCCGGCTTCTACCGAGTCGACCAGCCGCAGCGCGGCGACATGATCGTGATGGAAGTGGGGCGCACCGTTTACCCAAATCACGCCGGGATATTCCTCGGCACTGATCCTGCGCTGCCCAGTGAGGATGCGGCGACGTTCGGGCCGGGTCCGTTCCTGCTGCACCACCTGTATGGCAGGCCATCTGAGGTCATTGTATTCGGCGGGCCTTGGCTCGACCGCACGCGTCTGATCCTTAGGCACAAATATGCACAACCAACCACATGA
- a CDS encoding tail assembly protein produces MCSAITYTPMTKVMLSGSLAKKFFRSKPFLLDCGSAVEVFRALNATIDGFAEEIKRLERLGLKFAIFRNRENIGMDGFDLGGTREIRIVPVIGGSKRAGGLQTIIGTVMIAAAYVLSFTPFAAASPFLYAAGASMAIGGVIQMLSPQASGLKQSASPENSPSYAFGSAKNTTASGNPVPICIGERRWGGMIISASILAEDKA; encoded by the coding sequence ATGTGCTCAGCAATTACCTACACGCCGATGACGAAAGTCATGCTGTCCGGGTCGCTTGCGAAGAAGTTTTTTCGAAGCAAGCCGTTCCTTCTAGACTGCGGATCGGCCGTGGAGGTGTTCCGCGCGCTCAATGCGACCATTGATGGTTTCGCCGAGGAGATTAAACGACTGGAGCGCCTTGGACTGAAGTTTGCGATCTTCCGGAATCGCGAGAACATCGGAATGGACGGATTCGATCTCGGAGGTACACGGGAAATCCGCATTGTTCCAGTGATTGGTGGCAGCAAGCGTGCCGGCGGGCTGCAGACCATTATCGGAACAGTGATGATCGCCGCAGCCTATGTACTGTCATTCACTCCGTTTGCAGCTGCATCGCCGTTTTTGTATGCGGCCGGCGCGTCGATGGCGATCGGCGGCGTCATTCAAATGCTCAGCCCGCAGGCCTCTGGCCTGAAGCAAAGCGCATCTCCCGAAAACTCCCCGTCCTACGCCTTCGGCAGCGCCAAGAACACCACGGCCAGCGGCAACCCGGTTCCGATCTGCATCGGCGAACGCCGGTGGGGCGGGATGATCATCTCGGCCTCAATCCTGGCTGAAGACAAAGCTTAA
- a CDS encoding phage tail tape measure protein: MTSIAELGIKVDSTDAAQASSDLDKLTAAGGRAEKSVKAVSESAEKLEASSRKSSAQLKDQARDVDQATESFRKLYGGTTAAEAGMFSLGNAIKNGTFVESLSSTQEARKWLDSLTVSTKTAGNAFAESGQKLTFLSTGMKGLGAWTGPGNPVFGQISKQSVEAGAGLGSFSKSAVQSEMSAKQLQNALRGVPAQFTDIVTSLQGGQAPLTVFLQQGGQLKDMFGGAGPAARALGGYVLGLVNPFTVAAAAVGALTLAYYKGSQEADEYNKAIIFTGNSAGTSATQLASMAQQVSATVGTTGAAAEVLAKLAGNGKIASGSFEEITEAALQMEKATGKAIDETITEFAKIAKDPVAAAKELNDQYNFLTASVYSQIVALKEQGDTIGAAKLLTDTYADTIKNRTGEVTANLGLIEGAWQKIKAAAAGALDATLDVGRTQSIDSQIANYQKILDGRKSGGFLSSFFGDELGANSQSTKFLEQQIVLLQKRKEEITAGAKADADRAKTERDGIDASLRLKAISDSNLTNEEKRNKLIKEYKRDVEALRKANPNDPLVQEAVVSKTIQNIRDKNKDPKAATSAVNLTEFNDSKNQLSLILGEYKNAQKELEAAQKAGLVTQEDYLLKRQALIGNERDEVTAAYQAEISSLEAAKGKASTSAAQRIQLDQKIADARANMVKAQKEADSELEVIATNEQGRLAKQAQAIKVYTDALDQQNVALRRAGGRAADGVGRGDRENAINGELNGIADRANQQRLDLARDRADKARNMSAEEHQAKLDAINRSETELSETVLSNYEQMSAAQSDWRNGATSAFSNYLESARNIAGQTRDLFSNAFSSMEDAVVNFAMTGKLSFADFTKSILADMARIATRQASSALLSSLVGAATSYFTGGGGGNGLAAGSAGATSSNLGASSAGYSSSYFPQALGGAWSSGVQMFANGAAFTNSVVSKPTAFGMAGGQTGVMGEAGPEAIMPLTRTAGGQLGVRAISGGGSDGGNVYNFPVAVSVQTQGTGGTASTEDTTQLGKGIQQAAKAEAETAIARALQPGGSIWKLTNGRG, translated from the coding sequence ATGACTTCTATTGCTGAACTCGGCATCAAGGTCGATTCGACCGATGCTGCGCAGGCGAGCTCCGACCTCGACAAGCTCACGGCAGCAGGTGGGCGCGCAGAAAAATCGGTCAAGGCCGTATCCGAAAGCGCAGAAAAGCTTGAAGCATCGTCGCGGAAGTCGTCGGCGCAGCTGAAAGATCAGGCTAGAGACGTCGACCAAGCCACTGAGTCATTCCGCAAGCTCTACGGTGGCACTACCGCCGCAGAAGCTGGCATGTTCTCTCTCGGCAACGCCATTAAAAACGGCACATTCGTCGAGTCGCTATCTTCGACTCAGGAAGCACGGAAGTGGCTAGATTCGCTGACCGTCTCCACCAAAACAGCTGGCAATGCGTTCGCCGAGTCTGGACAGAAGCTGACGTTCCTTTCGACTGGAATGAAAGGTCTTGGTGCTTGGACAGGACCGGGGAATCCGGTATTTGGTCAGATCAGCAAGCAGAGCGTTGAGGCGGGCGCAGGACTCGGATCGTTCAGTAAGTCTGCTGTGCAGTCCGAAATGTCGGCCAAGCAGTTGCAGAATGCTCTCCGGGGTGTTCCTGCACAGTTCACCGACATCGTTACTTCGCTGCAGGGCGGACAAGCCCCTCTCACCGTCTTCCTCCAGCAAGGCGGCCAGCTCAAAGATATGTTTGGCGGTGCGGGCCCGGCAGCCAGGGCTCTTGGCGGTTACGTACTTGGCCTGGTCAACCCGTTCACTGTCGCTGCGGCGGCAGTGGGCGCGCTGACGCTGGCCTATTACAAGGGCAGCCAAGAGGCCGACGAGTACAACAAGGCAATCATCTTCACCGGCAACTCTGCCGGCACAAGCGCTACTCAGCTGGCGTCGATGGCGCAGCAGGTAAGCGCAACGGTCGGCACCACAGGCGCTGCTGCCGAGGTGCTGGCCAAGCTGGCAGGCAACGGGAAGATTGCCAGTGGCAGCTTCGAAGAGATCACCGAAGCCGCCCTGCAGATGGAGAAGGCCACCGGCAAAGCCATCGACGAAACGATCACCGAGTTCGCGAAGATTGCCAAGGACCCCGTCGCCGCGGCGAAGGAGTTGAACGACCAGTACAACTTCCTCACTGCCTCGGTCTATTCGCAGATCGTGGCGCTGAAAGAGCAGGGCGACACCATCGGGGCGGCGAAGCTGCTCACTGACACCTATGCCGATACGATCAAAAATCGAACCGGTGAGGTGACAGCGAATCTCGGCCTGATTGAGGGCGCCTGGCAAAAAATCAAAGCAGCAGCGGCCGGCGCGCTGGACGCGACTCTGGATGTTGGTCGTACCCAGTCGATTGATTCGCAGATCGCCAACTACCAGAAAATCCTTGATGGGCGTAAGTCCGGCGGCTTCCTCTCGTCGTTTTTCGGCGACGAACTGGGCGCCAATAGCCAGTCCACCAAGTTCCTTGAGCAGCAGATCGTCCTGCTGCAAAAGCGCAAAGAGGAAATCACCGCCGGCGCCAAGGCTGACGCTGACCGGGCGAAAACCGAGCGCGACGGTATCGACGCAAGCTTGCGACTCAAAGCAATCAGCGATTCCAACCTCACCAACGAGGAGAAGCGCAACAAGCTGATCAAGGAGTACAAGCGAGACGTCGAAGCGCTGCGGAAGGCGAACCCCAACGACCCACTGGTGCAGGAAGCGGTTGTCTCGAAGACGATTCAGAACATCCGCGACAAAAACAAGGATCCGAAAGCCGCTACCTCAGCGGTAAATCTGACCGAGTTCAACGACTCGAAAAACCAGCTGTCGCTGATCCTCGGCGAATACAAAAACGCCCAGAAGGAACTGGAAGCCGCGCAGAAGGCCGGACTGGTCACGCAGGAAGATTACCTGCTCAAGCGCCAGGCACTGATCGGCAACGAACGCGACGAGGTAACCGCAGCGTATCAGGCTGAAATCAGTTCGCTGGAGGCGGCGAAAGGCAAGGCCAGCACCTCGGCAGCGCAACGCATTCAGCTCGACCAAAAGATCGCTGATGCCAGGGCCAACATGGTCAAGGCTCAGAAGGAAGCCGACAGTGAGCTCGAAGTCATCGCGACGAACGAGCAGGGCCGGCTCGCCAAGCAGGCGCAGGCGATCAAGGTCTACACCGATGCCCTCGACCAGCAGAACGTCGCCCTGCGGCGCGCTGGCGGTCGTGCAGCGGATGGCGTCGGCCGGGGCGACCGCGAGAACGCCATCAATGGCGAACTGAACGGCATTGCCGATCGAGCCAACCAGCAGCGTCTGGATCTGGCGCGTGACCGGGCCGACAAGGCGCGCAACATGAGCGCCGAGGAGCACCAGGCCAAGCTCGACGCGATCAACAGAAGCGAAACGGAACTGAGCGAAACAGTGCTCAGCAACTACGAGCAGATGTCGGCCGCGCAGAGCGACTGGCGCAACGGGGCAACCTCGGCGTTCAGCAACTATCTGGAGAGCGCGCGCAACATCGCCGGCCAGACTCGCGACCTGTTCAGCAACGCCTTCAGCTCGATGGAAGACGCAGTCGTCAACTTCGCCATGACCGGGAAGCTGTCGTTTGCTGACTTCACCAAGTCGATTCTGGCGGACATGGCGCGGATCGCGACCCGTCAGGCCAGTTCGGCGTTGCTGAGCAGTCTGGTTGGTGCGGCCACCAGCTACTTCACTGGCGGAGGCGGTGGTAACGGGCTGGCGGCTGGATCTGCCGGTGCGACATCTTCGAATCTCGGCGCCTCTTCGGCAGGGTACTCCAGCAGCTACTTTCCTCAGGCGCTCGGCGGTGCCTGGTCGTCGGGTGTACAGATGTTCGCCAATGGCGCTGCGTTCACCAACTCCGTGGTGAGCAAGCCGACAGCGTTCGGGATGGCAGGCGGGCAGACTGGCGTCATGGGCGAGGCGGGGCCAGAGGCGATCATGCCGCTGACCCGCACGGCCGGCGGGCAGTTGGGTGTGCGCGCAATCAGTGGCGGTGGAAGTGATGGCGGCAACGTCTACAACTTCCCCGTCGCGGTGTCGGTGCAAACCCAAGGCACTGGCGGAACCGCCAGTACGGAAGACACCACGCAGCTTGGCAAAGGCATTCAGCAGGCTGCGAAAGCCGAAGCTGAAACCGCGATCGCCCGAGCGCTGCAACCCGGCGGCTCAATCTGGAAACTCACGAACGGGAGGGGCTGA
- a CDS encoding lysis system i-spanin subunit Rz translates to MTVPWRLIGVVLLVLAGFGSAWQFQDWRYGRQLAEQARLYGETLNQLATAGAEAQKVEQDKRLALEQKLAASEQTHYRKMTDAQRDQDRLRDRLATADLRLSVLIDADSAGGCDVSKATGAGGVDHAAVRARLDPAHAQRIIAITDTGDRGLIALQACQAYVQAINAQK, encoded by the coding sequence GTGACCGTGCCGTGGCGGTTGATCGGCGTGGTGCTACTGGTGCTTGCCGGCTTCGGCAGCGCCTGGCAGTTCCAGGACTGGCGCTACGGTCGGCAGCTCGCGGAGCAAGCCAGGTTGTACGGCGAGACGCTGAACCAGCTCGCAACCGCCGGCGCCGAGGCGCAGAAGGTGGAACAAGACAAGCGTCTGGCGCTCGAGCAGAAACTGGCAGCCAGTGAGCAAACCCATTACAGGAAAATGACCGATGCCCAACGTGACCAAGATCGCTTGCGCGATCGCCTTGCCACTGCTGATCTGCGGTTGTCAGTCCTCATCGATGCGGATTCAGCCGGTGGCTGTGACGTGTCAAAAGCCACCGGCGCCGGCGGCGTGGATCATGCAGCCGTACGCGCCCGACTTGACCCAGCGCATGCTCAAAGAATTATCGCCATCACCGACACCGGCGACCGTGGACTGATCGCGTTGCAGGCGTGCCAAGCGTATGTGCAAGCCATCAATGCGCAGAAATGA
- a CDS encoding host specificity protein J has translation MGAAAQIDIHGEKGGSSKPKSPTEASDSLRSTNLAKLLIAVGEGEFDSVPTDYDIYLDNTPIRDASGNYNFPNVKWDWRPGSVDQTYIPGIPSVENETSLNIELRSDSPWVRSITNTQLSAVRMRLAWPALQRSDDQGNVGGYRIEYAIDVATDGGAYQQVLVDAVDGKTTTRYERSRRIDLPDATTGWQIRVRRLTPNQNTNKIADTMLVAGYTEVIDAKLRYPNTALLYIEFDAEQFTNIPAVTVKCKARRWMVPSNYDPIARTYTGTWDGSMKSAWTNNPAWITYGICTEDRFGLGKRIKPFMVDKWELYRIAQYCDQMVPNGLGGQEPRFLCDMNLQGKADAWSLLRDISAIYRGMTYWAQGQLVMQADMPRAQDFDYVFTRSNVIDGKFSYGSASAKTRYTRALVSYDNPANNYDTDVIPFADLDLQRRYGDRPTELSAIGCTRASEAQRRGKWAILSNNQDRTVSFKTGMEGVIPLPGHIIPVADSLLAGREVGGRISAVAGRVITLDRDTQAKAGDRLIINLPGGRAEGRTVQSVNGRGVTVTVAYSEPPVAQLQWALDADDLAIPLYRVLRTKRTTEGDYEISALQFEPSKFAFIDTGARLEERPISVIPITVVPAPASVSLSSTSSVVQGMAVATMTITWPAVDGAVGYDVEWRKDSGNWIKLQRTGMTNVDVVGIYAGAYVARVRAVSAFDITSPWRNSILTNLSGKQGLPPALAFLTATPLLFGIYLKWGFPAGAEDSQRTEIWYGPTTSLEAATKLTDLAYPQSDFSMLGLRAGVTFYFWGRIVDKIGNIGPWFPIATGVQGQSSADAAAILEMIAGEIGRTELGQDILDEIDKIPGLQAQIDALDGLKTYNPDDTYEEYDLVVVGKRIYQATGPVPTETPPPNPLYWLDVGQTVETANGLAQQVATNTAEITEIDGVVTAQATAFEALRASFRDDNGEGELADALKGWTTTAAVASESKVRASENLASAQKITTLDAKVATNEANVTDLRQVVVTDREATAQALTQVSVKVGENTAAIQETSTAFANTDGKLSTMWSVKMQVTANGQYVAAGIGLGIENTGAGLQSQFLVSADRFAIVNTIAGGAISVPFAVQGGQVFMNSAFIQDGSITMLKIGQYLQSDNYVAGTLGWRLDKAGNLEFNGPAPGGGRLTMTNRAIKVFDQNGVKRVQLGDLDA, from the coding sequence ATGGGCGCAGCAGCACAGATCGATATCCACGGTGAGAAGGGCGGCAGCAGCAAGCCGAAATCGCCGACCGAAGCCAGCGACAGCCTGCGCTCGACCAACCTGGCCAAGCTGCTGATCGCCGTGGGCGAGGGTGAATTCGACAGCGTCCCGACCGATTACGACATCTACCTGGACAACACGCCGATCCGCGATGCCAGCGGCAACTACAACTTCCCGAACGTGAAGTGGGATTGGCGCCCGGGCTCAGTGGATCAGACGTACATCCCCGGCATTCCGTCGGTGGAAAACGAGACGTCGCTGAACATTGAGCTGCGCAGCGATTCGCCGTGGGTGCGCTCGATCACCAACACCCAGCTTTCCGCAGTGCGCATGCGGTTGGCCTGGCCGGCGCTGCAACGCTCCGATGACCAGGGCAACGTCGGCGGGTACCGAATTGAGTACGCAATTGACGTGGCCACCGATGGCGGCGCCTATCAGCAGGTGCTGGTGGACGCCGTCGATGGCAAGACCACCACGCGCTACGAGCGCTCGCGCCGGATCGATCTGCCGGACGCCACCACCGGGTGGCAGATCCGCGTGCGCCGCCTGACGCCGAACCAGAACACCAACAAGATCGCCGACACCATGCTGGTGGCCGGTTACACCGAGGTGATCGACGCCAAGCTGCGCTACCCGAACACTGCGCTGCTCTATATCGAATTCGACGCCGAGCAGTTCACCAACATCCCCGCCGTCACCGTGAAGTGCAAGGCGCGCCGCTGGATGGTTCCGAGCAATTACGACCCGATCGCGCGCACCTATACCGGGACGTGGGATGGCTCGATGAAATCTGCCTGGACCAACAACCCGGCGTGGATCACCTACGGCATCTGCACCGAAGACCGCTTCGGCCTGGGCAAGCGCATCAAGCCGTTCATGGTCGACAAGTGGGAGCTGTACCGCATCGCCCAGTATTGCGACCAGATGGTGCCGAACGGCCTGGGCGGTCAGGAACCGCGCTTCCTCTGCGACATGAACCTGCAAGGCAAGGCTGACGCCTGGTCGCTGCTGCGCGATATCTCGGCGATCTACCGGGGCATGACGTACTGGGCGCAGGGGCAGCTGGTGATGCAGGCGGACATGCCGCGCGCGCAGGACTTCGACTATGTGTTCACTCGGTCGAACGTGATCGACGGCAAGTTCTCCTACGGCAGCGCCTCGGCGAAGACCCGTTACACCCGGGCGCTGGTCAGCTACGACAACCCGGCGAACAACTACGACACCGACGTCATTCCGTTCGCTGACCTGGATCTGCAACGCCGTTACGGCGACCGGCCGACCGAGCTGAGCGCCATTGGCTGCACGCGCGCCTCCGAGGCCCAGCGCCGTGGCAAGTGGGCGATCCTCAGCAACAACCAAGACCGCACCGTCTCGTTCAAGACCGGTATGGAAGGCGTTATCCCGCTGCCCGGGCACATCATCCCAGTGGCGGATTCGCTGCTGGCTGGTCGCGAAGTGGGCGGCCGGATCTCGGCGGTGGCGGGGCGGGTGATCACGCTCGATCGCGACACCCAGGCCAAGGCCGGCGACAGGCTGATCATCAACCTGCCGGGCGGCCGCGCCGAAGGCCGCACAGTGCAAAGCGTCAACGGCCGCGGCGTGACCGTCACGGTCGCCTACAGCGAGCCGCCGGTTGCGCAGTTGCAATGGGCGCTGGACGCCGATGACTTGGCGATCCCCCTCTATCGCGTGCTGCGCACCAAGCGCACCACCGAGGGTGACTACGAAATCAGCGCGCTCCAGTTCGAGCCGAGTAAGTTCGCTTTCATCGACACCGGCGCACGCCTGGAAGAACGCCCGATCAGCGTGATCCCGATCACCGTCGTACCGGCGCCGGCGAGCGTATCGCTGTCGTCGACTTCATCGGTTGTGCAGGGGATGGCCGTGGCCACCATGACCATCACCTGGCCTGCCGTGGATGGAGCGGTTGGCTATGACGTGGAATGGCGCAAGGACAGCGGCAACTGGATCAAGCTGCAACGCACTGGCATGACCAACGTGGACGTGGTCGGCATCTACGCTGGCGCATACGTGGCTCGCGTCCGCGCAGTGAGCGCCTTCGACATCACGTCGCCGTGGCGCAACTCGATCCTGACCAACCTCAGTGGGAAGCAGGGGCTACCGCCGGCACTGGCGTTCCTTACCGCGACTCCGCTGCTGTTCGGGATTTACCTCAAGTGGGGTTTCCCGGCTGGAGCCGAGGACAGCCAGCGAACGGAGATCTGGTACGGGCCGACGACCAGTCTGGAGGCCGCCACGAAGCTGACCGATCTGGCGTACCCGCAAAGCGACTTCTCGATGCTTGGTCTGCGCGCCGGCGTCACTTTCTACTTCTGGGGCCGGATCGTCGACAAGATCGGGAACATCGGTCCGTGGTTTCCGATCGCCACCGGCGTGCAGGGGCAATCGAGCGCTGACGCCGCGGCAATTCTGGAAATGATCGCCGGTGAGATCGGCCGCACGGAGCTGGGGCAGGACATCCTCGACGAAATCGACAAGATCCCGGGGTTGCAGGCACAGATCGATGCGCTGGATGGGCTGAAGACTTACAACCCGGACGACACCTACGAGGAGTATGACCTAGTCGTGGTGGGCAAACGGATCTATCAGGCCACCGGCCCCGTGCCCACCGAAACGCCTCCGCCAAATCCGCTCTACTGGCTCGACGTTGGGCAGACGGTGGAAACTGCCAATGGCCTCGCCCAGCAGGTCGCTACCAACACCGCCGAGATCACCGAGATAGACGGAGTTGTCACGGCGCAGGCGACAGCGTTCGAGGCTCTGCGCGCATCGTTTCGCGATGACAACGGAGAGGGTGAGCTTGCTGACGCGCTCAAAGGGTGGACCACCACCGCAGCGGTCGCATCTGAAAGCAAGGTCAGGGCCTCCGAGAATCTCGCCAGCGCGCAGAAGATCACAACGCTCGATGCCAAGGTGGCGACGAACGAGGCCAACGTGACGGATCTGCGCCAGGTCGTTGTCACTGACCGGGAAGCCACGGCTCAGGCCCTGACTCAGGTCAGCGTGAAAGTCGGAGAGAACACGGCGGCCATTCAGGAGACATCGACCGCCTTTGCGAACACCGACGGTAAGTTGTCGACGATGTGGTCGGTGAAGATGCAGGTCACGGCGAATGGTCAGTACGTCGCGGCCGGTATTGGCCTGGGCATCGAGAACACCGGAGCGGGGTTGCAGAGCCAGTTCCTTGTCAGCGCTGATCGGTTCGCCATCGTCAACACTATTGCCGGCGGAGCCATATCGGTTCCGTTTGCGGTGCAGGGCGGCCAGGTGTTCATGAACTCGGCGTTTATCCAAGACGGCAGCATCACAATGCTCAAGATCGGCCAGTACCTGCAATCCGATAACTACGTTGCCGGGACGCTCGGATGGCGCTTGGATAAAGCGGGCAACCTCGAATTCAACGGCCCAGCGCCTGGCGGTGGTCGCCTGACAATGACCAATAGGGCTATCAAGGTTTTTGATCAGAACGGCGTGAAGCGGGTGCAGCTTGGAGATCTCGACGCATGA